The DNA window GACTGTTGTATATGTTGCCAAGGAACTGTAGCAAGACTGTGGTTGGTGTGACGAGTGGAGCAGGAGTTGTACTGATGATATAACTTGTCATATCGACGCTAACagtaaatcatttttgtttctaaatttAAATACTGCAGAACTTTATATgaaataaaaaccttttttaaagaaaaaaaaaaaggaaagatttcctgtcgttcagtggtgcttttcggtaatctcagtctctcactgaacgagctcctgtgactgaccagcatgtcatggagtgggtgggaggtgttatccaacattgtctttatcttggacagcatccacctctccgacaccaccttgagggagtccagctccatccccacaacattactggccttacggattagtttattaagtctgttggcatctgcgaccctcagcctgctcccccagcatgcaacagcatagaggatcgcactggccacaacagactcatagaaaatcctgagcatttCTGGCacatgttgaaggacctcagtcgcctcaaaaaatagagacgactctggcccttcctgtaaagtgctgtggtatttttagcccagtccagtttattgtcaatgtgtactccaaggtatttatagtcctccacaatgtcaacactgaccccctggattgaaacaggggtcaagtgtttcctggtcttcctgaagtccacgatcagttccttggtctttgccacgttgagctgcagatgattctgctcacaccacgggacaaaggagtcgaccacagcccggtactctgtctcatcatccctgctgatgcatccaaccaccgcagagtcatcagaaaacttctgaagatggcaggtctttgtgcagtggctgaagtctgtggtgtagagggtgaagaggaaaggggagaggacagtcccctgtggtgcccctgtgttgctgatcaccttgtcagacacgcactgtgggagacgtacatattgtggtcttcctgtcaggtaatcaacaatccaggacaccagagaagcatccacctgcatcgctgctaacttatcacccaggagggtcggcctgatggtattgaaagcactagaaaagtcaaaaaacatgaccctcacagtgctcgctggctggtccagatgggtgtagacacgattgagcaggtagatgatggcgtcctcagttccaAGAcaaggctgataagcgaactgaaggggatccaggtgtggtcttactatgggtcgcagctggtccaggacgagcctttccagggtcttcatgatgtgggaggtcagtgccatgggcctgtaatcctgggggccattgggacgtggcgtctttggtacagggacgaggcatgatgtcttccacatcactgggaccctctgcagactcagcataaacagtttatgaaagactccacacagctggggggcacaggtcttgaggacgaggggactcactccgtctggtccagcagacttgcctgagtgaagtctcctcatttgcatctcaacctggtattgagtgaaggtgatgggtgggggaggggtgtcaggaatctcacaggaggcaacatgtgaagagagaggctggcacagtggtgtggctctggattccaggctgactgcaggtgaggttgtgggggtgggagcagacactgtggtgtcgaatctattgaaaaacagattcaactcgtcggctctattctcacctccctcagctcccctgctgttggttgacctgaatccagtgatggtcttcatgcccctccacacctctctcatgctgttctgctggagtttccactccagcttcctcctgtaattgtccttagcctctctgatcttgtcctttagtaacacctggaccttcctcacctcctctttattgccccctctgaaagccctcttcttgttgttgaggagggctttgatgtccttagtcacctacggcttgttatttgggtaacaatgaacagtctgagctggaacaatggagtcagtgcagaaagttatgtagtctgtgatacactcagtaagctcATTGATGTCCTCGGTGTGAGGCTCACAGTGTTTCCCAGttggtcacctcgaaacagccctgtagttctgctattgcctcctctgaccacctcctaatagtcctggtggtcacaggttccctcctcacaattggcacatagcggggggtgaggtgaatcaggttatgatctgacctaccaagtggggggagggaggaggagctgtatgcatcctgtCATTTTACTTGGGCCAGCACAGCTTAGTGTCCCTGACGTTCTGACCAAGAAGCCCTAATGTAGCTACAGTGACAATGCCACACACAAAAAccgcaaaaacaacaaaccttAACTTATTTAGTTTATCTACAAGAAATAATCAGCTTTCTCCACAGCGCTCCATTAAGTGTTAAATAAGTATCCGGGTCATGCATCTTTCATGTTTGGATATGTGCTCGTTTTCTTCAAGACTGGCAACCAAGGACATCCCGCTCAGGTGCACCTATGGATGTTCTAAAGTTAAAACCATTTCAATGTCAATTAACATGCTCAATCGTTAAAGCAAAAtataacatttctcttttttaatttttattaaaatgaatgtaTTTAGACAGACCCAgcacacactggagagattatatctctcgtcTGGCCTGGGAGCACTCTGGCGTTCCCAGAACTGGATATGTCTAACCTTATATGGTCTTGGTGGCCTGTCTGGGCCTCTGAGTTATATTTGCAAGAAAATTGGGCACTTCCTTGATTATGCTTAtcatgatttttgtttgtttgatcttTTTCATGTGTGAATGATGCATTTTCTTGAAAGGATACTTTCATTTCTGTTTATAGATTAGTTTCCACACAGAAATGGAAGAACTGAGGCAGCAAATGCAAAAGAGAGTCTGTGCTTTCTGGGAGGCACTTCTATATGTGGAGCTTCATTTGAAATGGGTCTAGTTTGTTAACAGGAAATCCGCCATTACATGGGCAGGAAATGCTATCAGACAAAGAAACAAGACACATAATGGAAACAGATTCTGATAACATTACAGCTGCAACATCATGCAAGTTTTCTCACAAGGAGAGAGGAAGAGCCTCACTGACACAGTTATGTCTCTTACTGATATCCCCAATAAAcaaatatttcaaataaaacacttttttccaGAATATACTGCTGCTGCCtttacaaacagaaaactgagaaacaCTACATCATAATACCAGCAGGCTTTGGACAAACAAAGACTAACAAAGGCTTTggagtgtgttgtttttgtttgcgtttttttttttttttttttacctgtatttaattcctttacaactaaAATCTGGGAATTTAatcatattattattttgttgtatgtCAGGGTTGtgccagataggtgtacgtttgcattgCTTGATGTTTgaagctgataaatggtaggtcttaaaTCTCTAGATTATcgcatagtgcctgttctagAGCTAGCCAGAgctcatctaagagggtgtgttttaaccattctgagatgaactgtaGCCTGTTGGCCAGGAAGTATTGTTGAAAGTTAGGTGACTTTACCTCAACACCTAGACagaaaatgaacacacacactttttaatCTTTGCAGCCATCATACTTTACTATCTTTTTCCGCTTCACTTTATAGGAATAGAGGCCCATTAGTTGTTTTTGTCACATAGAATACTATAAAAACCCTCAATAAAGCAAGAAACAATAACAGCATCATATTTTAAAGTTTTGTATCATGACTTTAGTAAGACTTTCCAAAAACCATCATAAATGAACTGTACATGATAGCACACTGCTTGGTATCatatttattaaagtaattaggAGGAACTGTGTGATTGCGCAACAAAAATTTTGTCACGCTACTcttttctgatttctgatttttttctgtctgtgaacATGTTAagtatgtttaaaaacaaacaaagataacaaaatgaaaatgtacaaaacataGTACTATTGTATTGTGCACATTAAATTGTGCATCTGATGTCAGTGATAtacattttaatttagttttttagttttaagttttaacagttttaatGTCTTTATTCACATTGACGTGTTTCTACACATAAATCAACAACTCTCAGATTTAATATGATTACCAAAGAGACAAAAATCTCAgtttagtgttttgtgtttgcattAGACCTGATATAACAAAGACAGTGAAAAAGTGTGACAAAAAATTTCTTGTCAAAGTTTATAGGTCAAGTGTACAGTTAGCTTTGATTTAGAAGCAGCACAGTATGAAAGAGAAGTTTTTCACATACAGAACATTTAATACTAGGGACAGACAGACTGACTAACATGCTACAGTTCATCTTTATTATTTTCTAGTTGTGTTAGTGTTGCCATCACACTGCGTAGTTTCTCTTCATTGTCATTGATTTCTGCAGCTGTTGTCTCAAAGTACTTATTCATGTACTCCTTGCTGGCTCCAATGAAAGTCTTTAGGTCATCCATTAAATCCAACACTGGTGTAAGCAGTGATGTAGAAATCAACAATGGCTTCATAACTTCAGACCAAGGATCCATGAGACGTCGAAAATCATCAAAGATAGCTGGAACATAGGCTCTGTCTAAATTATTTTCAGCCTGgaagacaaaaataaaccaaatttatgtaacaaaatatacaaaaatatgtaactaTGTGCAAAAAGACTTTCATGTAATGGGAAATTATGTTTGGTTTTAGTTGTTATAGCAATACATATTTTTCTGTTAGCACTCTGTCAATATCCATGTCCACAACATCGTTGACAGACTCACCTTCCTTCTTGCTATTTCCTTTTGTAAAGTTTCAACgtttctcttcagctcctcCTGCAAAACCAGAAAGAACATCAACAAACATGCGCGTGAAACATGTAACGGTGACTAAATgagcattttaaaagtaaagaggAAAGCTTAACCATTAATCGGTCTGTAAAAGTGTTTAATTAGAAATTACATTCtctattaaaacaacaacaaaaaaagaaaattaataacCAGTTTACCAGTTCGTCCTTGTTTATCAGTGCACTTGAAAGATGGAGCACACACAGCAGAGTCAAAATCATAACTATGCCTTTGGCAGTTGTGACACCACTCATGG is part of the Maylandia zebra isolate NMK-2024a linkage group LG3, Mzebra_GT3a, whole genome shotgun sequence genome and encodes:
- the LOC143417095 gene encoding uncharacterized protein LOC143417095, with the translated sequence MAAAQLTMSGVTTAKGIVMILTLLCVLHLSSALINKDELEELKRNVETLQKEIARRKAENNLDRAYVPAIFDDFRRLMDPWSEVMKPLLISTSLLTPVLDLMDDLKTFIGASKEYMNKYFETTAAEINDNEEKLRSVMATLTQLENNKDEL